Part of the Candidatus Binatia bacterium genome is shown below.
AGAGCGGGAAGTTCTTCGATCGCAAGCTTCCGGAGATCTTCGGGAGCATGAATCGTGTCGAGCAGCTTGGACATCTTTAATGAGAGTGCTGAGCGATGAGCGCTGAGGATTGAGTGGTCTTTTTCATTCCGCCCTCAGTCCTCATAGCTCAGTCCTCAGCACTGGTGTTTTTTTACAACGCTCGTTCCACAATGATGCGCGCGATTCCTCTGAGCGGGTCAGCATTTTTACCAAATACGTCGATTTCCTTCAAGCATCGGCGCAGCAGCTCGGCGAGCCGGCTCTTGGCCGCGCCGATTCCCGCCACCGCCGGGTAGGTCGCCTTTTTTTTTCCGTTGCCGTCGACGCCCGCGTGGTCGGCCACGTCCATGATGTCATCCGCGATCTGAAATGCCAAGCCCAAAAACTTCGCGTAGCGGGTGACCCGGAGGAGGTCTTTCGGCTTCGCCCCCGCGATGATCGCCCCGATCCGGACCGGGGTGAGGATCAACGCCCCGGTCTTCAGTGCGTGAATGCGCTCGACGGTGGCGAGATCTATCTCTTTGCCCTCGGCTTCGAGATCCACCGCCTGGCCTCCGACCATGCCGCCGACCCCGGCGGCGTGAGCGATCTCATGGATCAGCTCCAGGATTAAACCCGGCTCGACCGAGCGAACGACTCGCGGCCTGGTCATCAAGTCAAATGCCTCGGTGAGCAGCGCGTCGCCGGCCAAGAGAGCGATTCCTTCGCCGAACTTTTTATGACTTGCCGGCGCGCCCCTTCTAAAATCGTCGTCGTCGAGAGCCGGAAGATCGTCGTGGATGATCGAATAGGTGTGGATCATCTCCAGCGCGCAGGCAAAAGGCAGCAGCGCCTTATGCTCACCGCCGAACATCTCTCCCGCGGCCAACGTCAGAATCGGGCGCAGCCGCTTCCCGCCGGAGAACAGCCCGTAGCGCATTGCCTGGTGAATCGTTTGGGGATGCTGTTTTGATTCTTTCAGATAGCGGTCCAGGCTGCGGTCGATCAGGGCGCTCCGCTTTTTTAAATAATCTTGGATGTCGAACGAGGACACCGGCTCAACGCTCCTCGTCCTCCGGATCTTCGTCCACCGCCTCGTCAAGAGCCTTCAATTGGAGCTTGCCGTCTTTATCTTTGACCAGGAGCTCGATTTTCTTTTCGACCTCGGTCAATTTCTGGTTGCAGAATTTAACCAGGCCGACGCCCTCTTCGAAGGCCGCCAGCGAGTCCTCCAGGGAAAGCTCGCCCGACTCCAGGCGCTCCACGACTTTCTCCAGCTCCTCGATCGCCTCTTCGAACTTCTTCTTCTCTTGTTCCTTCTTCGCCATCCGTTTTTCCGATTCTAACAGGTTGCTGAAAAAAGATTTTTCGTGCTTCGACAAGCTCAGCACGAACGGAATTCTTCAACGATTTCAATATCTGCACCGTTCGCCCTGAGCGTGTCGAAGGGTGAACGGTGGGTTTTTCAGCAACCTGCTAATTGTTCTCGTTTCGAATTTCATTCACCTCTGCGGTGAAATAATTGCCGAGGTGAATTCTCGTATACCGCGAGTCCTCATGCCTATTGCCTACTGCCTCTCGCCTTCTTCGAGCGTGAGCAGCTCCATCGGATCGATGCGCGCGCCGTTCAGACGCGCGCCCCAGTGGAGATGCGGGCCGGTGACGCGGCCGGTCATGCCGACGAGCCCGATCACCTCGCCTTTGCGGACTTGGGCATTTTTCTCGGCGCGAAATTCTGAAAGATGAAAGTACAGGGTGTAAAGTCCGCCGCCGTGATCCAGCACCAGGCTCTTGCCGCTGAAGAAAAAATCGTCTTCGAGCACGACGCGGCCGCTGTTCGCCGCCACGACTTCGGCGCCCAACGCGGCCCTCAAGTCCACGCCGGTGTGCGGCGCCCGGGCGATGCCGTTGATCACCCGGCGGAAGCCGAAATGAGAACTGATTTCTCCCGGCACCGGCGCCGCGAAAGCGCCCTCCCATAGACGGCCGGCGCTATGAATTTTCCAAAGACGTTCCAATATCGCCTGTTCCTTTTCTATCCGCTTTAACGTCGCGCTATCGAAAGTATCCGAAGCCGGCGGAACGGAAAACGTTTCCCTGGGGAATTCTTTGGCTCTGACGTAAGCGGTCAACCGCTTCGCCCATTTCTCTTCGCTGCCGGTGCTTATTTCCACGGCGAAGTTCAAAACTTTAGGCCGGTGCTCCAGATCGACGCCCCAGAAAGCGGAAAAGACCCCTTCCCGCCCGCGAACGAACGGCAAATCGCGATCCGGTAGAATCGCTCTTGCCCCCGCGATATCCCTGCCCCAAGCCTTGATGTGGAGAATCCCGCCTTGAGAAACCTCCACCGGTTCCAGGCTAAGAACCAACCGGGGCTCGCCGGCAAGAGCGTCGCCGGCGAGGAGCCACAAAAAAACGGCCAGGACGGTCGCCGATCTCATTCCTTCTCTTCGACCGCGCAGAGCGCTTTGCCGCGGGCGAAAGTTACCCGCAGTCGATCGCCGACGGCGACCGCGGCGCTGTCTTTCACGATCGAGCCTTCGGGCATTTTGTGCGCGATGCTGTAGCCGCGCTCCAGGACGGCGAGCGGACTCAGGCCGCCGAGCCGCTCCGAGCCGTGCGCCAGCCGCTGCCGCAAGCGGACGAGCCGGTCTTGAAAGCGGCGCCACAAGTTGAGCGAGAGTTCGTCGAGAAGCATCTGATTCTCACTCAGCCGGCGCCGCGGATCGCTCAATCGCCGCGCCAAACTTCTGAGCGCGTCGCGCTCGGTTTCGATTTTGCTTTGAATGCAGCGGAGGAAGCGGGCCCCGAGGACGAGGACCTGCTCGATCAGATCATCCCTCCGCCCCACCACCATCTCCGCCGCCGCCGTCGGCGTCGGCGCGCGATGATCGGCGACGAAATCGGCGATCGTGAAGTCCACCTCGTGGCCGACCGCTGAGATGACCGGAACCGGCGCGGCATAAATCGCCCGCGCGACAATTTCTTCGTTGAAGGCCCAGAGATCCTCCAACGAGCCGCCGCCGCGGCTGACGATCATGACTTCGACGAGCCCGGAGCCGCCAAGCTCCGCGATGCCTTGCGCAATCTCCGCGGCGGCGCCATCGCCCTGTACTTTGACCGGCCGGACGACCACCCGCCGCTCGGGAAAGCGGTCGTCGAGAATGCGCAGCATGTCGCTGAGCGCCGCGCCGTGGAGCGAGGTAACGATGCCGATCGAGCAGGGTAAAAACGGCAGCGGTCTTTTTCTTTCCGCGGCGAAGAGTCCCTCCGTGCCCAGCCGCTTCTTCAGTTGCTCGAAGGCGAGGTAGAGGGCGCCCTTGCCCCTCGGCTCCATGATCTCGACGTAGAGCTGCAAGTCGCCGCGCGCGGCGTAGAGGCTCACGCGGCCGAAACAGAGCACCTCCATGCCGTCTTCGGGTTGAAACGCGAGCTTCACTCCCTGGCGGCGGAACATGACGACGCCGATCTGGCTCTTGTCGTCCTTGAGGGTAAAGTAGAGGTGGCCCGAAGGCGGGACGCGAAAATTGGAGATCTCGCCCACCACCCACACATCTTCCAGCCCGCGCTCGAGAGTGCCTTTGATGATTTGAGAGAGCTCGCTGACGGTGAGACAGGCGCCGAGCTCGTCGGAGAAGAGCGGCAGGTCGCTTTCCCTTTTTCCTTCTCCCATGGAAACACTATAAAACAATTAGCCCTCCGGGGGGAGGGCTAATGCATTGTGGCTTATCGTTTAGCGGTATGTCGGCGGCTGTTCGTAGCGACGGCCATCAGCCCTTTTGCAGCACCAGTTGTTTGAAGACGTCCCAGCCTTTCAACAGTTCCAGGGCGCGCCGCAGTTGGACGTCGTTTTCCGCGGTCTCACTCGGCGACGGCGGCTGCACCACTTTCTCGCTTTCCTTGTCCTTCTCGTTCGTCTTCAGCTGCTCTTTTTGGTTTTGCTCCTTCTCCTTCTGCTCTTGCAGGCGCTGCTGGTTTTGCAGGTGGCCCGGGAGATTCTCTTCCCTCAGGCTGGGGCGGCTCTTTTCCTCGACCTTTGTCTCTATCGGCGCGCTCGGGTTGTCGATGATGATATCGGGCGCGATGCCCGTCGCCTGAATCGAGCGGCCTTTGGGCGTGAAGTAACGCGCCGTCGTCAGGCGGAGCGCCGAGTTGTCGTCGAGAGGAAGAATCGTCTGGACGGAACCTTTGCCGAAAGTCTTGGTCCCCAAAATAATGGCCCGCTTGTGATCCTGCAGCGCGCCGGCCACGATCTCCGAGGCGCTGGCGCTGCCGCCGTTCACCAGAACGACGATCGGAAAATTACTCCAGGTGCCGTCCTTGTGGGCGAAATATTTCTGCCTCTGAGATTCCAGCCGCCCTTCGGTGTAAACGATCATTCCGGAATCCAAAAACATGTCGGAAACCCTGACGGCCTGAGTGAGGAGCCCGCCCGGGTTGTTGCGCATGTCGAGCACCAGCCCTTTGAGACCGCCTTTTTCCTGACTGAGCTTTTCGAGGGAACGTTGCAGGTCGCGGTCGGTGCGCTCCTGGAACTGGGCCAGCCGGACATAGCCGTAGCCCTCTTCGAGCACGCGGCTGCGGACGCTCTGCACCCGGATGGTGTCGCGCACGAGGTTGAAGTTCAGCAATTCGGCAACGCCCTCGCGCTTGACCGAAATGGTGATTTTAGAGCCTTTGGTGCCGCGCATTCGCTTGACCGCCTCGACCAGGGTCATATCTTTGGTGAACTCGTCTTCGATCTTGATGAT
Proteins encoded:
- a CDS encoding farnesyl diphosphate synthase; protein product: MSSFDIQDYLKKRSALIDRSLDRYLKESKQHPQTIHQAMRYGLFSGGKRLRPILTLAAGEMFGGEHKALLPFACALEMIHTYSIIHDDLPALDDDDFRRGAPASHKKFGEGIALLAGDALLTEAFDLMTRPRVVRSVEPGLILELIHEIAHAAGVGGMVGGQAVDLEAEGKEIDLATVERIHALKTGALILTPVRIGAIIAGAKPKDLLRVTRYAKFLGLAFQIADDIMDVADHAGVDGNGKKKATYPAVAGIGAAKSRLAELLRRCLKEIDVFGKNADPLRGIARIIVERAL
- the xseB gene encoding exodeoxyribonuclease VII small subunit, whose amino-acid sequence is MAKKEQEKKKFEEAIEELEKVVERLESGELSLEDSLAAFEEGVGLVKFCNQKLTEVEKKIELLVKDKDGKLQLKALDEAVDEDPEDEER
- a CDS encoding M23 family metallopeptidase; this translates as MRSATVLAVFLWLLAGDALAGEPRLVLSLEPVEVSQGGILHIKAWGRDIAGARAILPDRDLPFVRGREGVFSAFWGVDLEHRPKVLNFAVEISTGSEEKWAKRLTAYVRAKEFPRETFSVPPASDTFDSATLKRIEKEQAILERLWKIHSAGRLWEGAFAAPVPGEISSHFGFRRVINGIARAPHTGVDLRAALGAEVVAANSGRVVLEDDFFFSGKSLVLDHGGGLYTLYFHLSEFRAEKNAQVRKGEVIGLVGMTGRVTGPHLHWGARLNGARIDPMELLTLEEGERQ
- the xseA gene encoding exodeoxyribonuclease VII large subunit, which encodes MGEGKRESDLPLFSDELGACLTVSELSQIIKGTLERGLEDVWVVGEISNFRVPPSGHLYFTLKDDKSQIGVVMFRRQGVKLAFQPEDGMEVLCFGRVSLYAARGDLQLYVEIMEPRGKGALYLAFEQLKKRLGTEGLFAAERKRPLPFLPCSIGIVTSLHGAALSDMLRILDDRFPERRVVVRPVKVQGDGAAAEIAQGIAELGGSGLVEVMIVSRGGGSLEDLWAFNEEIVARAIYAAPVPVISAVGHEVDFTIADFVADHRAPTPTAAAEMVVGRRDDLIEQVLVLGARFLRCIQSKIETERDALRSLARRLSDPRRRLSENQMLLDELSLNLWRRFQDRLVRLRQRLAHGSERLGGLSPLAVLERGYSIAHKMPEGSIVKDSAAVAVGDRLRVTFARGKALCAVEEKE
- a CDS encoding S41 family peptidase, producing the protein MKLVRKHRSSFLLALFCLGLVFVFSGQVVTNVSAIPREEYESLETFTSILSIVKKNYVDDVNSKDLVNGAINGMLNSLDPHSAYLTPDLYKDLQMDTAGRFGGLGIEITVRNGVLTVVSPIEDTPASKAGVKAGDQIIKIEDEFTKDMTLVEAVKRMRGTKGSKITISVKREGVAELLNFNLVRDTIRVQSVRSRVLEEGYGYVRLAQFQERTDRDLQRSLEKLSQEKGGLKGLVLDMRNNPGGLLTQAVRVSDMFLDSGMIVYTEGRLESQRQKYFAHKDGTWSNFPIVVLVNGGSASASEIVAGALQDHKRAIILGTKTFGKGSVQTILPLDDNSALRLTTARYFTPKGRSIQATGIAPDIIIDNPSAPIETKVEEKSRPSLREENLPGHLQNQQRLQEQKEKEQNQKEQLKTNEKDKESEKVVQPPSPSETAENDVQLRRALELLKGWDVFKQLVLQKG